From the Burkholderia mayonis genome, one window contains:
- the phnS gene encoding 2-aminoethylphosphonate ABC transporter substrate-binding protein: protein MTYSNFPRGGAWRRFALAACAAALLQGVATHAQAAAVVLYTADGLENLYRDVLPAFEKQEGVRVNIVTAGSGEVVNRANVEKGSPKADVIVTLPPFIQQAGQLGLLQSYRSVNYKNVPAIAKAEDGSWATFVNNYFSFAINPAVVKSQPKTFADLLHPDYSGKVAYSNPATAGDGMAVIILTSALMGEDKAFDYLAKLERGVKFHTKGTGYLNVLLSRNEIAVANGDLQMDLDDAEHGGLSIKPIFVSAKEGEPPTTFQLPYAIGLVKGGPNQDAGKKLIDYLMSTGVQAKVPDMFGIPGRTDVPLAGKNGEAVKRAIAGVKLIPVDWNAVMAKKPVWTERWKKEVIGDSGKQTDVVKPK from the coding sequence ATGACGTATTCGAATTTCCCGCGCGGCGGCGCCTGGCGCCGCTTCGCGCTCGCCGCGTGCGCGGCTGCGCTGTTGCAAGGCGTTGCGACGCACGCGCAGGCGGCCGCGGTCGTGCTGTACACGGCGGACGGCCTCGAAAACCTGTACCGCGACGTGCTGCCCGCGTTCGAGAAGCAAGAAGGCGTGAGGGTCAACATCGTGACGGCGGGCAGCGGCGAAGTGGTGAACCGCGCGAACGTCGAGAAAGGCTCGCCGAAGGCCGACGTGATCGTCACGCTGCCGCCGTTCATCCAGCAGGCGGGCCAGCTCGGCCTGCTGCAGTCGTACCGCAGCGTCAACTACAAGAACGTGCCGGCGATCGCGAAGGCGGAAGACGGCTCGTGGGCGACCTTCGTCAACAATTACTTCTCGTTCGCGATCAACCCGGCGGTCGTGAAGAGCCAGCCGAAGACGTTCGCCGATCTGCTGCACCCCGACTACAGCGGCAAGGTCGCGTATTCGAACCCGGCGACGGCGGGCGACGGGATGGCCGTCATCATCCTGACGAGCGCGCTGATGGGCGAAGACAAGGCGTTCGACTATCTCGCGAAGCTCGAGCGCGGCGTGAAGTTCCACACGAAGGGCACGGGCTATCTGAACGTGCTGCTGTCGCGCAACGAGATCGCCGTCGCGAACGGCGATCTGCAGATGGATCTCGACGACGCCGAGCACGGCGGCTTGTCGATCAAGCCGATCTTCGTTTCCGCGAAGGAAGGCGAGCCGCCGACGACGTTCCAGCTGCCGTACGCGATCGGCCTCGTCAAGGGCGGCCCGAATCAGGACGCGGGCAAGAAGCTGATCGACTATCTGATGTCGACCGGCGTGCAGGCGAAGGTGCCCGACATGTTCGGCATTCCGGGCCGCACCGACGTGCCGCTCGCCGGCAAGAACGGCGAGGCGGTGAAGCGCGCGATCGCCGGCGTGAAGCTGATTCCGGTCGACTGGAACGCGGTGATGGCGAAGAAGCCCGTGTGGACCGAGCGCTGGAAGAAAGAAGTGATCGGCGATTCGGGCAAGCAGACTGACGTCGTCAAGCCGAAATGA
- the phnA gene encoding phosphonoacetate hydrolase, with protein MNRSIEVNGRIYRMPVEPTVAVCVDGCEYDYLEEAANAGVAPFIARMLREGSAFDADCVIPSFTNPNNLSIVCGVPPSVHGICGNFFWDPDAQDGAGAAVMMNDPAYLRAGTLLAAAADAGARVAVVTAKDKLRRLLGWRMRGVCFSAEKANQANLGENGIADVLDFVGLPSPDVYSAALSEFVLAAGVRLAQNRRADLMYLSTTDYVQHKCAPGSDGANAFYAMMDRYLAALDALGWVIGVTADHGMNAKHDPRTGEPNVVYLQDALDAWLGPRRARVILPITDPYVVHHGALGSFATIYLADGVDAATVIGRLRERDGVELALDNATAAARFELPADRIGDVVVVSRRDVALGTRTSEHDLSGLTVPLRSHGGLSEQRVPLLFNRRIEGVEPGRRLRNFDLFDLALNRAAR; from the coding sequence ATGAATCGATCTATCGAAGTCAACGGCCGCATCTACCGGATGCCGGTCGAGCCGACCGTCGCAGTCTGCGTCGACGGCTGCGAATACGATTACCTCGAAGAAGCCGCGAACGCGGGTGTCGCACCGTTCATCGCGCGAATGCTGCGCGAAGGCTCGGCGTTCGACGCCGATTGCGTGATCCCGTCGTTCACGAACCCGAACAACTTGTCGATCGTGTGCGGCGTGCCGCCGTCGGTGCACGGCATCTGCGGCAACTTTTTCTGGGATCCGGACGCGCAGGACGGCGCGGGCGCCGCGGTGATGATGAACGATCCCGCGTACCTGCGCGCGGGCACGCTGCTTGCCGCCGCGGCGGACGCGGGCGCGCGGGTCGCGGTCGTGACGGCGAAAGACAAGCTGCGCCGGCTGCTTGGCTGGCGGATGCGCGGCGTGTGCTTCTCGGCGGAGAAGGCGAACCAGGCGAATCTCGGCGAGAACGGCATCGCCGACGTGCTCGACTTCGTCGGCCTGCCGTCGCCGGACGTCTACAGCGCCGCGCTGTCGGAGTTCGTACTCGCAGCGGGCGTGCGGCTCGCGCAGAACCGGCGCGCGGACCTGATGTATCTGTCGACGACCGACTACGTGCAGCACAAGTGCGCGCCGGGCAGCGACGGCGCGAACGCGTTCTACGCGATGATGGACCGCTACCTCGCGGCGCTCGACGCGCTCGGCTGGGTGATCGGCGTGACAGCGGACCACGGGATGAACGCGAAGCACGATCCGCGCACGGGCGAGCCGAACGTCGTCTATCTGCAGGACGCGCTCGACGCGTGGCTCGGGCCGCGCCGCGCGCGCGTGATCCTGCCGATCACCGATCCGTACGTCGTTCATCACGGCGCGCTTGGCTCGTTCGCGACGATCTATCTTGCGGACGGCGTCGACGCGGCGACGGTCATCGGCCGCCTGCGCGAACGCGACGGCGTCGAGCTCGCGCTCGACAACGCGACGGCCGCCGCGCGCTTCGAGCTGCCGGCCGACCGGATCGGCGACGTCGTCGTCGTGAGCCGGCGCGACGTCGCGCTCGGCACGCGCACGAGCGAGCACGACCTGTCCGGTTTGACGGTGCCGCTGCGTTCGCACGGCGGCTTGTCCGAGCAGCGCGTGCCGCTGTTGTTCAACCGCCGGATCGAAGGCGTCGAGCCGGGCCGCCGGCTGCGCAACTTCGATCTGTTCGATCTCGCGCTGAACCGGGCCGCGCGATGA
- the phnV gene encoding 2-aminoethylphosphonate ABC transport system, membrane component PhnV: protein MSADLPTRGVAVPRRELRWTDTAARYASRALVVLAAVVCCWLFVLPVIVVALSSVAEHWSGTILPAGYSLRWFERLGRPEFDALAASLEIGLGVAALGTALGIALALALEGRSRRGVGALVDALVMLPNGVPSVVLGLAVLIAYHAKPVDLSSSPAIVVLVQLALVLPFCYRCAAAALRPELTVLREAAASLGAPPATVLRRVLLPQLVPAIRASLALGFALSLGELGATLTVYPPGFATVPIVVIGDVERGYYLPASALSLLLLGASLVALVAIAARAPRPKR from the coding sequence ATGTCCGCTGACCTGCCGACGCGCGGCGTCGCGGTGCCGCGCCGCGAGCTGCGCTGGACCGATACGGCGGCGCGCTACGCGTCGCGCGCGCTCGTCGTGCTCGCGGCCGTCGTCTGCTGCTGGCTGTTCGTGCTGCCTGTCATCGTCGTCGCGCTGTCGAGCGTCGCCGAGCACTGGTCGGGCACGATCCTGCCCGCCGGCTACAGCCTGCGCTGGTTCGAGCGCCTCGGGCGGCCCGAATTCGACGCGCTCGCCGCGAGCCTCGAGATCGGGCTCGGCGTCGCCGCGCTCGGCACGGCGCTCGGGATCGCGCTGGCGCTCGCGCTCGAAGGACGCAGCCGGCGCGGCGTCGGCGCGCTCGTCGACGCGCTCGTGATGCTGCCGAACGGCGTGCCGAGCGTCGTGCTCGGGCTCGCGGTGCTGATCGCGTATCACGCGAAGCCCGTCGATCTGTCGAGCTCGCCTGCGATCGTCGTGCTCGTGCAGCTCGCGCTCGTGCTGCCGTTCTGCTACCGGTGCGCGGCCGCCGCGCTGCGCCCGGAGCTGACCGTGCTGCGCGAGGCGGCGGCGAGCCTCGGCGCGCCGCCCGCGACGGTGTTGCGTCGCGTGCTGCTGCCGCAGCTCGTGCCGGCGATCCGCGCGAGCCTCGCGCTCGGCTTCGCGCTGTCGCTCGGCGAGCTCGGCGCGACGCTGACGGTCTACCCGCCCGGCTTCGCGACCGTGCCGATCGTCGTGATCGGCGACGTCGAGCGCGGCTACTACCTGCCCGCGTCGGCGCTGTCGCTGCTGCTGCTCGGCGCGTCGCTCGTCGCGCTCGTCGCGATCGCGGCGCGCGCGCCGCGGCCGAAGCGATGA
- a CDS encoding phosphonate degradation HD-domain oxygenase, with product MALTLDDIRALFDRHGDIGYSGEPVTQREHALQSAQLAEEAGAGDALIAAALLHDLGHLLNRQGETPTAHGIDDLHQYYVLPFLRPLFPDAVLEPIRLHVDAKRCLCAIDASYYARLSADSVRSLHLQGGVFSDAEADAFLLRPYAADAICLRRWDDLAKAAGKPTPDLDYYMRAVERTVK from the coding sequence ATGGCGCTGACGCTCGACGACATTCGCGCGCTGTTCGATCGCCATGGCGACATCGGGTACAGCGGCGAACCGGTGACGCAGCGCGAGCACGCGCTGCAGAGCGCGCAGCTCGCGGAGGAGGCGGGCGCGGGCGACGCGCTGATCGCGGCGGCGCTGCTGCACGACTTGGGCCACCTGCTGAACCGCCAGGGTGAAACGCCGACTGCGCACGGCATCGACGACCTGCACCAGTACTACGTGCTGCCGTTCCTGCGGCCGTTGTTTCCGGACGCGGTGCTGGAGCCGATCCGTCTGCACGTCGACGCAAAGCGCTGCCTTTGCGCGATCGATGCGTCGTACTACGCGCGCCTGTCCGCGGACTCGGTGCGCAGCTTGCATCTGCAGGGCGGCGTCTTCTCCGATGCCGAAGCCGACGCGTTCCTGCTGCGCCCATACGCGGCGGACGCGATCTGCCTGCGCCGTTGGGACGATCTCGCGAAGGCGGCCGGCAAGCCGACGCCGGATCTGGATTACTACATGCGCGCGGTCGAGCGCACCGTCAAATAG
- the phnU gene encoding 2-aminoethylphosphonate ABC transporter permease subunit, which translates to MSSLFHLEPRAALAADPAADARIRASAAAHDAAARRRERHANARIVALAAVVLGPLVLYPLARLVLLSVIGDHGPTLAAYRAFFANHDVRDVLGTTLWLLFASAGTASAVGVLLAALLFFRPFPGASLVTRFLELYVAFPSFLVAFTLIFLYGSQGSVSIGLQRLLGLDAPPLDFLFGTGGVILAQTVFYTPFVVRPTLASFATLDPRLVEAASSLGANGWMLARRVVLPLAWPGIAAGVILCFLLTLNEFGILLVLGSAKLVTLPIAIYGSATVDLDLPAAAAGAVVMLAMSLTLYALYRRTSRRASEGGRDVR; encoded by the coding sequence ATGTCGTCCTTATTTCACCTTGAACCGCGCGCGGCGCTCGCCGCCGATCCGGCGGCCGACGCCCGCATCCGCGCATCGGCCGCCGCGCACGACGCGGCCGCGCGCCGGCGCGAGCGGCATGCGAACGCGCGCATCGTCGCGCTCGCGGCCGTCGTGCTCGGCCCGCTCGTGCTGTATCCGCTTGCGCGGCTCGTGCTGCTGAGCGTGATCGGCGACCACGGCCCGACGCTCGCCGCGTACCGGGCCTTTTTCGCGAATCACGACGTCCGCGACGTGCTCGGCACGACGCTGTGGTTACTGTTCGCGAGCGCGGGCACCGCGTCGGCGGTCGGCGTGCTGCTCGCGGCGCTGCTGTTCTTCCGGCCGTTCCCCGGCGCGTCGCTCGTCACGCGCTTCCTGGAGCTGTACGTCGCGTTCCCGTCGTTCCTCGTCGCGTTCACGCTGATTTTCCTGTACGGCTCGCAAGGCTCGGTCAGCATCGGCCTGCAGCGCCTGCTCGGCCTCGATGCGCCGCCGCTCGACTTCCTGTTCGGCACGGGCGGCGTGATTCTCGCGCAGACGGTGTTCTACACGCCGTTCGTCGTGCGGCCGACGCTCGCGTCGTTCGCGACGCTCGATCCGCGGCTCGTCGAAGCGGCGTCGAGCCTCGGCGCGAACGGCTGGATGCTCGCGCGGCGCGTCGTGCTGCCGCTCGCGTGGCCGGGCATCGCCGCGGGCGTGATCCTGTGCTTCCTGCTGACGCTGAACGAATTCGGCATCCTGCTCGTGCTCGGCAGCGCGAAGCTGGTCACATTGCCTATCGCGATCTACGGCAGCGCGACCGTCGATCTCGACCTGCCGGCCGCGGCCGCGGGCGCGGTCGTGATGCTCGCGATGTCGCTGACGCTCTATGCGCTGTACCGGCGGACGAGCCGGCGCGCGAGCGAAGGAGGGCGCGATGTCCGCTGA
- the tnpA gene encoding IS66-like element accessory protein TnpA yields MDITVTEPEAKPGSRKGRPNYDREFRRRLAAAACEPGASVAKLARENGINANMLFTWRRRYREQLQAETMSLIPVAVVHETHAPRMAMPPDAGDVGNPTARAGTIEIRIGAVVIKVDGAVDADTEATREVLELIGELYGIEAHIRGKPAAERLRVRQEKSVPLLATIKTWMTDKLATLSKKSDLAKAIRYSLNQWDALALYCEEGRAEISNALAENALRCVSLGRKNFLFAGSDSGGQRAAAMYSLIGTCKLNGINPRAYLEYVLTHIADHPINRIDELLPWNVASKLPGKPCPPASTG; encoded by the coding sequence ATGGACATCACTGTGACAGAGCCGGAAGCCAAGCCGGGTAGCCGCAAGGGACGCCCGAATTATGATCGCGAGTTTCGACGCCGACTCGCCGCTGCGGCATGCGAGCCTGGTGCCTCGGTCGCAAAGCTGGCGCGCGAGAATGGCATCAATGCAAACATGCTGTTCACCTGGCGGCGCCGCTATCGCGAGCAATTGCAGGCCGAAACGATGTCGCTGATTCCAGTGGCGGTGGTGCATGAGACACACGCGCCGCGCATGGCGATGCCACCGGATGCAGGGGATGTCGGCAACCCGACTGCGCGAGCGGGGACGATCGAGATCCGGATCGGCGCAGTGGTGATCAAGGTCGACGGTGCCGTTGACGCCGATACCGAGGCGACCCGGGAGGTGCTCGAGCTGATCGGCGAACTCTACGGCATCGAGGCCCACATCCGCGGCAAACCCGCCGCTGAACGGCTGCGCGTGCGGCAGGAGAAAAGTGTGCCGCTGCTGGCAACCATCAAGACGTGGATGACGGACAAACTCGCGACGCTGTCGAAGAAATCCGATTTGGCCAAAGCGATCCGTTACTCGCTTAACCAGTGGGATGCCCTCGCGCTGTACTGCGAAGAGGGCCGTGCCGAGATCAGCAATGCCCTGGCCGAAAACGCGCTGCGATGTGTGAGTCTGGGTCGGAAGAACTTCTTGTTCGCCGGCTCCGATAGCGGGGGCCAGAGGGCTGCAGCGATGTACAGCCTGATCGGCACGTGCAAGCTGAACGGGATCAACCCGCGCGCTTACCTCGAATACGTGCTGACCCATATCGCTGACCACCCCATTAACCGCATCGACGAATTACTACCGTGGAACGTGGCAAGTAAGCTGCCAGGCAAGCCTTGCCCGCCTGCCTCCACGGGCTGA
- the phnY gene encoding phosphonoacetaldehyde dehydrogenase, whose amino-acid sequence MTPPLLRDHPAFRRETLRWCGERAARARTLDVFDPYSGMRVGEVPLASVDDVRRAFDYAAAYRPTLSRYERSQILERAAARLRACAEEASTLISLESGLSKQDSRHEIGRVADVFKFASIEALRDDAQSYSCDLTPHGTSRRVFSQRQPLDGVIVAITPFNHPMNQVAHKIAPAIATNNRVIVKPSERVPLSALYLADVLYEAGLPEPMLQVLTGDPREVADELLTHPRATLITFTGGVAIGKYIAAKAGYRRIVLELGGNDPLIVLDDADLERAATLAAQGSYKNSGQRCTAVKRILVQKGVAPRFTELLVEKTRTWSYGDPFDPANRMGTVIDEAAAALFEARVDEAVLQGARLLTGNERRGALYAPTVLDRVDASMTLVREETFGPVSPIIAFDTIDDAIRIGNGTAFGLSSGVCTDRADAIVRFVNELNVGTVNVWEVPGYRLELTPFGGIKDSGLGYKEGVQEAMKSFTNLKTFSLPWA is encoded by the coding sequence ATGACGCCGCCGCTGCTTCGCGATCACCCCGCGTTTCGCCGCGAGACGCTGCGCTGGTGCGGCGAGCGGGCGGCGCGCGCGCGCACGCTCGACGTGTTCGATCCGTATTCGGGGATGCGCGTCGGCGAGGTGCCGCTCGCGTCGGTCGACGACGTGCGGCGCGCATTCGACTACGCGGCCGCATACCGGCCGACGCTGTCGCGCTACGAGCGCTCGCAGATCCTGGAGCGGGCGGCGGCGCGCCTGCGCGCGTGCGCGGAGGAGGCGTCGACGCTGATCTCGCTCGAATCGGGCCTGTCGAAGCAGGACTCGCGCCATGAGATCGGCCGCGTGGCGGACGTGTTCAAGTTCGCGTCGATCGAGGCGCTGCGCGACGACGCGCAGAGCTACTCGTGCGATCTGACGCCGCATGGCACGTCGCGCCGCGTGTTCTCGCAGCGGCAGCCGCTCGACGGCGTGATCGTCGCGATCACGCCGTTCAATCATCCTATGAACCAGGTCGCGCACAAGATCGCGCCCGCGATCGCGACGAACAACCGCGTGATCGTGAAGCCGTCGGAAAGGGTGCCGCTGTCGGCGCTGTATCTTGCCGACGTGCTGTACGAAGCGGGATTGCCCGAGCCGATGCTGCAGGTGCTGACGGGCGATCCGCGCGAGGTCGCCGACGAGCTGCTGACGCACCCGCGCGCGACGCTGATCACGTTCACGGGCGGCGTCGCGATCGGCAAGTACATCGCGGCGAAGGCGGGCTACCGGCGTATCGTGCTCGAACTGGGCGGCAACGATCCGCTGATCGTGCTCGACGACGCGGACCTCGAACGCGCGGCGACGCTCGCCGCCCAGGGTTCGTACAAGAACTCCGGGCAGCGCTGCACGGCGGTGAAGCGAATCCTCGTCCAGAAGGGCGTCGCGCCGCGCTTCACAGAACTGCTCGTCGAGAAGACGCGCACGTGGTCGTACGGCGATCCGTTCGACCCGGCGAACCGGATGGGCACGGTGATCGACGAAGCGGCGGCCGCGCTGTTCGAAGCGCGCGTCGACGAGGCGGTGTTGCAGGGCGCGCGCCTGCTGACGGGCAACGAGCGGCGCGGCGCGCTCTATGCGCCGACGGTGCTCGACCGCGTCGACGCGTCGATGACGCTCGTGCGCGAAGAGACGTTCGGGCCGGTGTCGCCGATCATCGCGTTCGACACGATCGACGACGCGATCCGGATCGGCAACGGCACCGCGTTCGGTTTGTCGTCGGGCGTGTGCACGGACCGCGCGGACGCGATCGTGCGCTTCGTCAATGAGCTGAACGTCGGCACGGTGAACGTGTGGGAAGTGCCGGGCTACCGGCTGGAGCTGACGCCGTTCGGCGGGATCAAGGATTCGGGCTTGGGCTACAAGGAAGGGGTGCAGGAGGCGATGAAGAGCTTCACGAACCTGAAGACGTTTTCTTTGCCGTGGGCATGA
- the phnT gene encoding 2-aminoethylphosphonate ABC transport system ATP-binding subunit PhnT translates to MDIASLTHPGAFDAARPHATPRAGAPGGVRIEHLSVRYGARAVLDDLSLDIGAGELLAVLGKSGCGKTTLLRFIAGFVKADGLTGTLTVAGRDLTHAPPHKRNLGLLFQNYALFPHLTVFENVAFGLRARRMSSAEVTRRVADALKLVQLGDAGHHLPAQLSGGMQQRVALARALVIRPDVLLLDEPLSALDANLRASVRSELKALHERLPNLTVVCVTHDRDDALVLADRALLMRDGRIAQLGTPQQLYDAPADGFVARYLGAANLLPPNVVFPFGDPRHGVRDKAACVRPERLTVRPLGVGRLHGTIASVEWHGAALSLTVMLDAACDEPVLVTMQRGRGPAPERGARVSLDCEADDVVLISP, encoded by the coding sequence GTGGATATCGCAAGTCTCACCCATCCCGGCGCGTTCGATGCGGCGCGCCCGCACGCGACGCCGCGCGCGGGCGCGCCGGGCGGCGTGCGCATCGAGCATCTGAGCGTGCGCTACGGCGCGCGCGCGGTGCTCGACGACCTGTCGCTCGACATCGGCGCGGGCGAATTGCTCGCCGTGCTCGGCAAGAGCGGCTGCGGCAAGACGACGTTGCTGCGCTTCATCGCCGGCTTCGTGAAGGCGGACGGCCTGACGGGCACGCTGACCGTCGCCGGCCGCGACCTGACGCACGCGCCGCCGCACAAGCGCAATCTCGGATTGCTGTTCCAGAACTATGCGCTGTTCCCGCACCTGACGGTGTTCGAGAACGTCGCGTTCGGGCTGCGCGCGCGGCGCATGTCGTCCGCGGAGGTCACGCGGCGCGTCGCCGATGCGCTCAAGCTCGTGCAGCTCGGCGACGCCGGCCATCATCTGCCCGCGCAGCTGTCGGGCGGCATGCAGCAGCGCGTCGCGCTCGCGCGCGCGCTCGTGATCAGGCCGGACGTGCTGCTGCTCGACGAGCCGCTGTCCGCGCTCGACGCGAACCTGCGCGCGTCGGTGCGCAGCGAGCTGAAGGCGCTGCACGAGCGCTTGCCGAACCTGACCGTCGTCTGCGTGACGCACGATCGCGACGACGCGCTCGTGCTCGCCGATCGCGCGCTGCTGATGCGCGACGGCCGGATCGCGCAGCTCGGCACGCCGCAGCAGCTTTACGACGCGCCGGCCGACGGCTTCGTCGCGCGCTATCTCGGCGCGGCGAACCTGCTGCCGCCGAACGTCGTGTTTCCGTTCGGCGATCCGCGCCACGGCGTGCGCGACAAGGCCGCGTGCGTGCGGCCGGAGCGGTTGACGGTGCGGCCGCTGGGCGTTGGGCGGCTGCACGGCACGATCGCGTCGGTCGAATGGCACGGCGCGGCGCTGTCGCTGACCGTGATGCTCGATGCGGCGTGCGACGAGCCGGTGCTCGTCACGATGCAGCGCGGCCGCGGCCCGGCGCCCGAGCGCGGCGCGCGCGTGTCGCTCGATTGCGAGGCGGATGATGTCGTCCTTATTTCACCTTGA